Sequence from the Paenibacillus tundrae genome:
GGGGCAGCGTCAGCATACAAATGTAATGTTGGACTCTATTCAAACTGGTGCAGGGATGGCAAGTTCTATCCGTTCCTTAGCAGATCAGAGTGCTTTGCTTGCTATGAATGCTTCTATTGAAGCTGCTCATGCAGGAGAATATGGTCGCGGATTCCAAGTGGTAGCCGGTGAAATTCGCTTGCTTGCCAAGCAGACTCGTGAGGTAGCAGGGAATATGTCTTCTTTGCTTGAAGGTATCGGTGACCTGACGAAACAAACCGTAGAATCGATCCGGGCAAGTGCCGCGGAGATTGATGGTAGTTCAACACACGTTACTGCTGGAGAGTTAGCTTTCAGGGAGTTGAACAGTGCTGTTGCAGGAATGTCTCGTATTGCAGAGGGTATAGCTTCGGAGGGAGAGAAGGCGGCAGATATGGCTTTACATATCCGTACCCAGTTGAAAGAGATGGCTCGTTCCGATTGACCATCTCATCTTACCCAATTTTAAAACTAATTAATGCACATAAAGGCATCCATCGTTGCTGTGATTTAACCCTAAGGATCATGGCGAAGAAGATGTCTTTTTACATTCCGTTAACATGAAAGTGATACGGTTTTTACAATGGGAAGGTAGGATGTTAAGGATGGCCAAGAAGCTTGCTCTGATCATAGTGATTGGACATCAACGTAAAGGGACTAAATTTCCCTGCAGCGAAGGAGAAGTGAGCATCCATGAAAGACCTCATTCATATTGATAAACTTAATTTATACTATGATACGCATCATGCGCTTAAAAATATATCGATGGATTTGCCGGAGCGAACGGTTACTGCGTTTATTGGTCCATCGGGTTGTGGTAAATCCACATTGCTCCGTACATTGAATCGGATGAATGACATGATTCCAGGCGTTCGCGTGGAAGGACAAGTTATGCTGGACGGATCGGATATCTACAGCAACGAGATCGAAGTCGAAACGTTGCGCAAGCGGGTGGGGATGGTATTCCAGCAGCCGAATCCTTTTCCAAAATCAATCTACGATAACGTAGCTTACGGCCCACGTCTGCATGGGGTAACGCAGAAAGCTGAGCTGGATAAATTGGTGGAGCAAAGTTTAACACATGCTGCCCTGTGGGACGAAGTGAAGGATGTACTCAAAAAGTCAGCATTAAGCCTATCTGGTGGTCAACAGCAGCGTCTGTGTATTGCACGTGCACTTGCTGTTCAGCCTGACGTATTACTTATGGACGAAGCAACCTCAGCCCTCGATCCAATCTCTACGCTTAAAATTGAGGAGCTTGTTAAAGAATTGCATAATAAATATACGATTGTTATGGTAACCCATAACATGCATCAGGCCGCGCGGGTATCCGGTCGTACGGTATTTTTCCTGAATGGTGAAGTGGTGGAGGCTGCGGATACCGAGACATTATTCTCCACACCGCAGGATTCCCGAACCGAGGATTATATATCCGGAAGGTTCGGTTAAGTAAGCTGATTGAATGTTCCCGGCATATCCGGAGATGATGGACGAGGGGGATGGAACCTATGATTCAAAGAAAAGAATTTGATCAAGAGCTTGAGGAATTGCGTACATTGCTTCGTGAGATGGGCGAGCACGTAGGAACAGCATTGGATGGTGCAATCGAGAGTCTACAGACACTAGACGTGGATAAAGCTCAGGTCATCATCAAGAATGATGCGAATCTGAATGCGCTGGAAGACAAAATTATGGAACTTGGTTCCAAGCTCATTATTACACAACAGCCGGTTGCCAAGGATCTACGCCGCATTATCGTTGCTTTCAAAATCTCCAGTGATCTTGAGCGCATGGGCGATCTTGCATTGGATGTAGCCAAAGTGACACTTCGTATGGAAGGTCAAGAGTTAATTAAACCCCTTGTTGATATTCCGAGAATGGCTGAAATCGTGAAGGTAATGATCGATGAAGCGATTGAATCCTTCCTGAAGGAAAACACGGATCTGGCTTACA
This genomic interval carries:
- the pstB gene encoding phosphate ABC transporter ATP-binding protein PstB → MKDLIHIDKLNLYYDTHHALKNISMDLPERTVTAFIGPSGCGKSTLLRTLNRMNDMIPGVRVEGQVMLDGSDIYSNEIEVETLRKRVGMVFQQPNPFPKSIYDNVAYGPRLHGVTQKAELDKLVEQSLTHAALWDEVKDVLKKSALSLSGGQQQRLCIARALAVQPDVLLMDEATSALDPISTLKIEELVKELHNKYTIVMVTHNMHQAARVSGRTVFFLNGEVVEAADTETLFSTPQDSRTEDYISGRFG
- the phoU gene encoding phosphate signaling complex protein PhoU — encoded protein: MIQRKEFDQELEELRTLLREMGEHVGTALDGAIESLQTLDVDKAQVIIKNDANLNALEDKIMELGSKLIITQQPVAKDLRRIIVAFKISSDLERMGDLALDVAKVTLRMEGQELIKPLVDIPRMAEIVKVMIDEAIESFLKENTDLAYKMAQTDDQVDQLYSHMISDLYTFMTDHPNRASQAMLLMMVGRYIERIGDHATNIGESTVYLVTGKRPDLNQ